The DNA region GGTCCGTTCCACTCCGGCACCGGTGACCAGCACAACCACTACTACCCGGATATCCGTGACGCGGTCCGCGAAAAACCGGAGCGCCCCCCGCGACTCGTCGCCGGTGACGCCGTTCGTCATCTGAAGCAGCGCTTCGTCGATCCCGGCGGTCTGAACGAGGGCAGGCGATTGCTGGAACGTAGCCACGTCGCGCTTCTTGCGGCCGACCCCGGGTGCGGGGCCCGAAGCGCGGCCAAGATCCTCCTGTGGGAGTTGCCTCATGGCCAGGAGCGCTTTGTTGAGCTGCTGGATCAGTCGGAAGAGGAAGGCGGCAGCAGCCAGGCTCTGAATCCCGAGCACGTCAAGGACGGAGCACCGCATCTACTCGACCTGACGCGCGCCAGAAGGGATCGATATCCGGTCCTCATGCAGGATCTCTCCTCGTTACGCGTGACTGTGCGTGAGAAGGCAGCACGACTTGCGGTCGTACTGTCTCCGGAACACAGGGACCTCCTCAGCGAGGAACTGGCCGATCTGGTCGTAGAGATCCAGCGTCCCAGGGAGAGCGATGTGCTCCGCCGCCACTTGCTGGTAGACGGCGGCATTCGTCCCGACAGTGAGGACCTGGCGGTCGGCGAACTGTCCGCCTTCCTCGCAAGTTCCTCAATGGGCGAGATCTCCGAACTGGCACGTCACGTATGCAGCGCGCGTAGCACTTCCAAGGGCACCCACTTCAAGAGCTGGCTGGACACGGCTCTTTCGGCGATGCGGCCGAAGGACGCCGATGTGGACAAACTGATAGCCGACCAGACGGGCCCTGAACGAGCCCTTCTCCTTTCCGTGGCTTTCCTGGAAGGCGCGTCGTCCCAGGCGATCTATGGAGCCGCCAACAGGCTGCTGAAGCTCACGAATCACCCTGTGGAACACGCACCGCCACTGCAACATCAGCCGCTCGCCGCCCGGTTGAAACGGATCCAGGCATCGGCGGAAGGGGATTGGGGACGAGTACGGTTCGACACGACCACGTTCGCCGATGCCGTGCGTTCCTACTTCTGGGACAACTTTCCGCAGTTGCGCGATGAGTTGACCTCCTGGGTCCGCGGAGCCGCCCTGTTTCCTCACGTCGAACGCGAAGACATTCTGGGACTGGTACAGCGATACGCCCACCTGTGCCTTCGTACGGGCCTCCCGGAGCAGTTGACCGCCCTGGCAGAGCAGTGGACCAAGGAATCGGCGACGCAAGCGCAGTTGTCGATGGCCGCACGGGCCCTCGGTGAGGGCGTGATACATCCCCGCCACGGTAGTCACTTCAGGCGCGAGATCTACAAGTGGTCCCGGGACGGGAGTCTGCCCCGTGGCCGCGCGAGCGTGCTCATCGGCGTCTGTTCCGAGGCTCTTTCCGTCGACTTCCCTCAACAGGCCCTGGTCCGGCTCCATCACGTCTCCCACAGCGCCGATCCGCAGGTCCGGAAGATCGCACGCGAAGCCCTCACACGCATCACCGACTCCGACGATCACCTCTACGGGCACCTGCTGGACCGTCTACTCGACCGTGTACGCGCCGACTTCGAAGGGAAGGGCAGTCAGGACATCGGCACCTTCCTGGACGTAGCCGACCCGGGCCGGCTGCTCGAACACGCCGTCGGACAAGCGCGGTTGACCGAACTCTGGGCCGCAGCGCTCAGCAGTCGGGGCGGGGCGGAGTTGAGGCCGACTCTCCACTCCTGGCTGGACCACGCCGCGTCGCGTGCAGGCCCCGTGAGCCCCATCGTCTCCGTGCTGGCCCAAGCCTGCGCGCGTGACGGCTCCACGCTCGGAGCGGTTCATGACGCCGCCTACGGCTGGGCCGGCACCGACGGCGCCCGCCTGCGCGTGGCCGATGCTCTCTGGAGCCAGGCCACCGCCGGACTCGTTATCCACTCGTCCAACTACACGTGCTGACTCACGCACGTACCGACTCATGCCTCAGGAGGTTCCGGACATGAGCTCCGGACGCAAGACGGTCGTTGTCTTCGTCAGTGTGATCGGCGAACTGCTTCTGGTCATCGTCGGTTTGGTGACCCATTGGCCCCTGTGGCTGTGGCCGGTCCTGGGTCTGCTGATCATCGTCACCTCGGTCCTGCTCATCCGGGCGACCGCGCCGCCGCCCGACCCGCTGGACCGGGAGTTCAGCCTCGAACCCGACCTACCGATACCGCCCCCGGAACGGCGTGAACAGGTAGTCGCGGACGTCTCGTTGCCGACTTCGGTACCGGACTACGACTTCCACTTCTCCGCCACGGTGCGCTGGTGTCCCCTGGACGCCCCCGCCGGAGCTCCCGCAGTCAGCCTTGCAGGCCTGGCCGTGCGTGCCGTACTCGAGCGAGCACGCAATGTGACCGCCGCGCATCCGCCGCACCGGGCCTCGCTCACGCAGCACGAGCTGTCCGGTGAGTTGGGCACGATGCGCGAGGACTCCTCGGGCCGAGTGCTCGCCATGGCGGAGAGCATCAGCCTGAGACTCTCGGATGCCGACGCGACGCGGCTGGAGCGGCTGGCCACCGTACGCAAGGAAGAAGAAGTCTGGACGCACGAGCGCAAGTACGAGTGCGACAGGCGCGAGTACCTGGGCAAGGACGTCCTCAAGGACACTGGAAGCGCCGTCGTGTGGTGGCTCGCGAAACACGACGATCAGGTCCGGCAGGCGGTCGACGAGATCGGACCGCTGGCCCAGCTCTCCTCGGCCGCCAACGACCGGGACGTGCCCGCGCGCTACCGGCACATGGTCCCCTACCCGGATCCGGAGTCCCAGGCGGGCCCGAGCGCCTACGGCGTCCAATACGAGAACATCGCGGGCAACGGCGCAGGGGCCCCAGGGAGCGCACATGGGCTCTTCGCCAACGCGGAGAACGGCTTCGGCCACGCCGACGGCACAGAGGCGCCTTCAGAGTCGCCCACGACGGGCGACCGCTTCGACGCCCTGCTGGAATCCATGGGCGTACCCGCGGAGCATGCCGACGCCGGAGCTCTGCGCCACATCTTCGCCGATGCGGCCACGACGATCGGCCGAGGGGCGGCAGTCGATGACCTTCGTGAGCGCTTCGCTACGGCTGTCGACGGCGACGACGGAGACAAGGCCGAAGGGGCCGCCGCAGAGGGCCACGGCGACAGCACGGACGGCGACCCTCCGCCAGACGCCCCAGCCCCCGCCTGACCCGCACACGACGAGGCCCGGCCACCCCCTGAGGGGCGGCCGGGCCCATGAGTCCGTGCGCGGTCGTGCCGGTGCGGCGCTTCTCGCGCCGTAGGCAGGTTCGCCGGTTACAGCCCGGCGGCCTTGCGCAGCGCGTCGACGCGGTCCGTGCGCTCCCAGGTGAAGTCCGGCAGCTCACGGCCGAAGTGGCCGTACGCCGCGGTCTGGGCGTAGATCGGGCGCAGCAGGTCGAGGTCGCGGATGATCGCGGCCGGGCGGAGGTCGAAGACCTCGCCGATGGCCTGCTCGATCTTCTCGACGTCGATGGCGGCCGTGCCGAAGGTCTCGACGAAGACGCCCACCGGCTCGGCCTTGCCGATCGCGTAGGCGACCTGGACCTCGCAGCGGGTGGCCAGCTCCGCGGCCACGACGTTCTTGGCGACCCAGCGCATCGCGTACGCCGCCGAGCGGTCGACCTTGGACGGGTCCTTGCCGGAGAAGGCGCCGCCGCCGTGACGGGCCATGCCGCCGTAGGTGTCGACGATGATCTTCCGGCCGGTCAGGCCGGCGTCGCCCATCGGGCCGCCGATCTCGAAGCGGCCGGTGGGGTTGACCAGCAGCCGGTAGCCGCTGGTGTCGAGCTTCACGCCGTCCTCCTCGACGAGGCGCTTCAGCTCGGGCTCCACGACGTACTCGCGGATGTCCGGGGCGAGCAGCGAGTCGAGGTCAATGTCCGCGGCGTGCTGCGAGGAGACGACGACGGTGTCGAGACGGACGGCCTTGTCGCCCTCGTACTCGATGGTGACCTGCGTCTTGCCGTCGGGGCGCAGGTAGGGGATCGTGCCGTTCTTCCGCACGTCGGACAGGCGCTCGGAGAGGCGGTGCGCGAGCTGCACCGGGAGCGGCATGTACTCGGCGGTCTCGTCACAGGCGTAGCCGAACATCAGGCCCTGGTCGCCCGCGCCCTGCTTGTCGAGTTCGTCCTCGTCGCCCTCGACACGGTTCTCGTACGCGGTGTCGACGCCCTGCGCGATGTCAGGGGACTGCGCGCCGATCGACTCCGAGACGCCGCAGGAGGCTCCGTCGAAGCCCTTCTTCGAGGAGTCGTAGCCGATCTCCAGGATCTTGTTGCGCACCAGTGAGGAGATGGGTGCGTAGGCCTTGGTGGTCACTTCACCGGCGACGTGGACGAGGCCGGTGGTGATCAGTGTCTCGACGGCGACCCGCGAGTGCGGGTCCTCCTTGAGCAGCGCGTCGAGGATCGTGTCGCTGATCTGGTCAGCAATCTTGTCAGGGTGACCCTCGGTCACAGATTCCGAGGTGAACAGACGGCGGGACACATCGCTCCCTGGGGTTGCAGCGGCTGCTGGCTATCAATGGGCGGACCGTCGGGGGCTGTGTTCGAGCACTTGCTCAAGCAGTCACTCGAGCAGGAGCCCCAAGCACGGTCCGCCGCCAGTTTATCCATCTACGGCCGCATCCAATCACGTCGTCTCGAAGTTCGACACCAGCGTGACCTGCGTAACCCCGCTCCGGGAGGGTCCCGGGGCGCCCTTGACGGCTTCGCGGGACAGCGGCCGTCTCGTGACATACCACACAAGCCGGGCCGCCCGGAACCGTTCGTTCCGGGCGGTTGCCGAAGAGCTTTCCCGGCCGGGGAGAACGCGGCCCCCGTCAGGGGAAACGCAGCACGACCAGGTCCCAAACCGTGTCCGAGAGCGCCTCTTTGGGGCCGTGCGGCACCGGGGTCTCGCTGCCGTCCGCGCCGAGCACCACCGCCTCGTTCTCCTCCGCGCCGAAAGTCTTCGTCTCCCCCACCTCGTTCACGACGAGGAGGTCGCACCGTTTGCGGGCGAGCTTGGTGCGGCCGTTGGCGAGTACGTCGTCGGTCTCGGCGGCGAAGCCGACGACGATCTGGCCCGCGCGGGGGCGATCCGTGGAGAGTTCGGCGAGGATGTCCGGATTACGCACGAGAGCAAGCGGTTCCGGTTCGGCACCGGATTTTTTCTTGATCTTCGCAGGGGCGTAGACGGCGGGACGGAAGTCGGCGACGGCCGCGGCCATCACGACGGCGTCGGCGTCCGCGGCGGCCTTGAGCACCGCCTCGCGAAGCTGTACGGCCGACTCCACGGGTACGACGTCCACACCCGCGGGGTCGGGCAGCGCGCTGTTCGCGGCGACCAGGGTGACGCGGGCGCCGCGTGCCGCCGCCGTACAGGCAAGCGCGTAACCCTGTTTCCCGGAGGAGCGGTTGCCCAAGTACCGGACGGGGTCGAGCGGTTCACGCGTGCCGCCCGCGCTGACCACCACATGCCGCCCGGCGAGGTCGGCCGGGACCTCGGCGTTCGTTCGCGCCAGCACACGCTTGCACAGCTCGAAGAGGCCCTCGGGGTCGGGAAAGCGGCCCTTGCCGGTGTCGGTGCCGGTGAGGCGGCCGACGGCGGGCTCGACGACGAGGCAGCCGCGGCGGCGCAGCGTGGCCACGTTCTCCTGAGTGGCGGGGTGCTCCCACATCTCGGTGTGCATCGCGGGGGCGAAGACCA from Streptomyces marispadix includes:
- the coaBC gene encoding bifunctional phosphopantothenoylcysteine decarboxylase/phosphopantothenate--cysteine ligase CoaBC, which gives rise to MEQRQHERPRVVLGVTGGIAAYKACELLRRLTESGHETRVVPTDSALHFVGAATFAALSGQPVATDVWDSVHEVPHVRIGQSADLVVVAPATADVLAKAAHGLADDLLTNTLLTARCPVVFAPAMHTEMWEHPATQENVATLRRRGCLVVEPAVGRLTGTDTGKGRFPDPEGLFELCKRVLARTNAEVPADLAGRHVVVSAGGTREPLDPVRYLGNRSSGKQGYALACTAAARGARVTLVAANSALPDPAGVDVVPVESAVQLREAVLKAAADADAVVMAAAVADFRPAVYAPAKIKKKSGAEPEPLALVRNPDILAELSTDRPRAGQIVVGFAAETDDVLANGRTKLARKRCDLLVVNEVGETKTFGAEENEAVVLGADGSETPVPHGPKEALSDTVWDLVVLRFP
- the metK gene encoding methionine adenosyltransferase; translated protein: MSRRLFTSESVTEGHPDKIADQISDTILDALLKEDPHSRVAVETLITTGLVHVAGEVTTKAYAPISSLVRNKILEIGYDSSKKGFDGASCGVSESIGAQSPDIAQGVDTAYENRVEGDEDELDKQGAGDQGLMFGYACDETAEYMPLPVQLAHRLSERLSDVRKNGTIPYLRPDGKTQVTIEYEGDKAVRLDTVVVSSQHAADIDLDSLLAPDIREYVVEPELKRLVEEDGVKLDTSGYRLLVNPTGRFEIGGPMGDAGLTGRKIIVDTYGGMARHGGGAFSGKDPSKVDRSAAYAMRWVAKNVVAAELATRCEVQVAYAIGKAEPVGVFVETFGTAAIDVEKIEQAIGEVFDLRPAAIIRDLDLLRPIYAQTAAYGHFGRELPDFTWERTDRVDALRKAAGL